In uncultured Cohaesibacter sp., a genomic segment contains:
- a CDS encoding alpha/beta hydrolase has protein sequence MQGKVDKLLLDYAAQFSYFPAPGSTESVDEVRKKYTDARRGLVGRHDDQITIVDTDFGRRFTPKTIKAGPRKLILYIHGGGWRNCNLITHASAIADMAALAEREVFGLTYPFAPEDPHPAAINMVCEKIEKIAAEEQCEIVLGGDSAGANLALAAALRLRDEKSPAAVSALLLYYGCYRRLYDTRSHKAYGDGSNGLSTDWMHALWDFYLPDGVDPKYADLGDEDMTGLPPVLICEAECDCLADDSRWLAGKLMEAGVRHCYVAFEGAPHGFIHYSKYHDTSYNALKTAGDFLAMLER, from the coding sequence ATGCAAGGCAAGGTGGACAAGCTTCTTCTCGACTATGCGGCGCAGTTTTCCTATTTTCCGGCTCCGGGCAGCACGGAATCGGTTGACGAAGTGCGTAAGAAATACACAGACGCTCGGCGCGGTCTGGTCGGGCGGCATGATGATCAGATCACCATTGTGGACACGGATTTCGGGCGTCGCTTTACGCCAAAGACCATCAAGGCAGGGCCACGCAAGCTCATTCTCTACATTCATGGCGGCGGTTGGCGGAACTGCAACCTTATCACCCACGCCAGCGCCATTGCCGATATGGCCGCTCTGGCCGAGCGGGAAGTCTTCGGGTTGACCTATCCGTTTGCGCCTGAAGACCCACATCCGGCCGCGATCAACATGGTGTGCGAAAAGATCGAGAAGATTGCTGCCGAGGAGCAATGCGAGATCGTGCTTGGTGGCGATAGCGCCGGGGCCAATCTGGCGCTGGCTGCGGCGCTTCGCCTCAGAGACGAGAAAAGCCCGGCCGCCGTTTCTGCCCTGCTGCTTTACTATGGCTGCTACCGGCGTCTTTATGACACCCGGTCACACAAGGCCTACGGTGATGGTAGCAACGGTCTTTCCACCGACTGGATGCATGCCCTGTGGGATTTCTATCTGCCGGACGGGGTCGATCCGAAATATGCCGATCTTGGCGATGAGGACATGACAGGCTTGCCGCCGGTTCTGATCTGCGAGGCGGAATGCGATTGCCTTGCCGACGACAGCCGCTGGCTTGCAGGCAAGCTGATGGAAGCGGGTGTTCGCCATTGCTATGTTGCCTTCGAGGGCGCGCCGCATGGTTTCATTCATTACAGCAAATATCACGACACCAGCTACAATGCGCTGAAGACTGCTGGTGACTTTCTGGCGATGCTGGAGCGCTGA
- the rseP gene encoding RIP metalloprotease RseP, whose amino-acid sequence MEFLQSIFSAGSGLLGYVIPALFVLMIVVFFHELGHFMVGRWCGVTISEFSIGFGKELFGFYDKHGTRWKVSAVPLGGYVKFFGDENAASVPDQDAMNSLGKDDREGSLHSKSLWARAAIVAAGPFANFLLSIVIFGMLLFLYGKPMTPARVDAITPDSAAAEAGFEVGDIMLSVDGQTIKSFADVQGIVALSSGDALAVVVDRNGQKITLMTTPRRTEVTDQFGNKQKIGVLGIRHETRSEDVVRKQYGPLEAAWGGVTETYAIVERTLGYVGRIFVGKEDADQLGGPIRVAQVSGQVATLGIVALVNLAAILSVSIGLLNLFPIPMLDGGHLVFYALEGIRGKPLSAKSQEVGFRIGLALVFSLMIFATFNDITHIFMSD is encoded by the coding sequence ATGGAATTCCTACAGAGCATTTTTTCTGCCGGTTCCGGTTTGCTTGGTTATGTCATTCCTGCGCTGTTTGTTCTCATGATTGTTGTGTTCTTTCATGAGCTTGGCCATTTCATGGTAGGACGATGGTGCGGCGTGACCATCAGCGAGTTCTCGATAGGCTTCGGCAAGGAACTGTTCGGCTTTTATGACAAGCATGGAACACGCTGGAAGGTTTCTGCTGTTCCTCTTGGCGGCTATGTCAAGTTTTTTGGTGATGAAAACGCCGCCAGTGTGCCCGATCAGGACGCGATGAACAGTCTTGGTAAAGATGATCGGGAAGGCTCTTTACATTCAAAATCTCTTTGGGCGCGCGCCGCGATCGTGGCTGCGGGGCCGTTTGCCAACTTCCTGTTGTCGATCGTCATTTTTGGCATGCTGCTGTTTCTCTATGGCAAGCCGATGACGCCCGCACGGGTGGATGCCATCACGCCGGACAGTGCTGCTGCCGAAGCCGGCTTTGAGGTTGGTGATATCATGCTGTCTGTCGACGGGCAGACCATCAAATCCTTCGCTGATGTTCAGGGCATTGTTGCGTTGAGTTCCGGTGATGCGCTGGCTGTTGTTGTTGACCGCAATGGTCAGAAAATCACGCTGATGACAACACCGCGTCGGACTGAAGTCACCGACCAGTTTGGCAACAAGCAGAAAATCGGTGTTCTGGGGATCCGGCACGAGACCCGGTCCGAGGATGTCGTGCGCAAGCAATATGGTCCGCTGGAAGCTGCGTGGGGCGGGGTGACCGAGACCTATGCCATCGTTGAGCGGACACTGGGCTATGTCGGGCGGATTTTTGTCGGCAAGGAAGATGCCGATCAGCTGGGCGGGCCCATTCGTGTTGCCCAGGTTTCCGGGCAGGTGGCGACGCTGGGTATTGTCGCTCTGGTCAATCTGGCAGCCATCCTCTCGGTGAGCATTGGGCTGCTCAATCTGTTCCCGATTCCGATGCTGGATGGTGGCCATCTGGTGTTCTACGCATTGGAGGGAATTCGTGGCAAACCACTTTCGGCCAAAAGTCAGGAAGTGGGCTTCCGGATCGGTCTGGCGCTGGTTTTCTCGCTCATGATCTTTGCTACATTCAATGATATCACACACATTTTTATGTCGGACTAG
- the bamA gene encoding outer membrane protein assembly factor BamA codes for MKKVKTIAWKAALATVMCAGAQLGPVDIFAISPAFAQTVSQVVVRGNARVSDDTIRSYVVVKPGQRSSAYDIDESLKALYQTGLFKDVDIRLSGSSLIVNVQENAVINRISFEGNKRIKDADLNTVVTSKSRGILSENRIQTDVQRILEAYRRAGRFGARVEPKIIDLGRNRADLVFEITEGAKTAVAKIAILGNKAFGDNRLQNVLKTKETGWLSWLFTNDVYDADRLAADEERLRQFYLNHGYADFRVVSSVADLDRERNKFFVTITVDEGEQYRIGDVEVDSAVPEVDGETLRSQVHTSAGDVYSVDAVSKSLEDMTIEISKSGYAFARVTPRADRDYENKVINLVYQVDEGNRAYVERINIRGNTRTRDYVIRREFDMAEGDAFNRVLLDRAKRRLDALGFFDKIDISTSQGSSPDRVVLNVDVKEKGTGSVTIGGGYSTADGFIADVSVSERNFMGRGQYLKVSASGGASKQSYTLSFTEPYFMGRRLAAGFDLFHSVYEDNDYRDYDYKRDGGTIRFGLPITEEISFNPYYTIEQKEISNYTKYSLPTAAPGIKQAQDEGSTIKSAVGYALVYNSLDSMSNPTSGIYGKFSQEFAGLGGDVRFIKSTVDAYYYHELYPAWSLVGMLRVGAGHIQGIGGDDVRLLDAFSQGGETIRGFGSYGFGPRDITSGEALGGKTYFNATAELQFPLPYLEGVGLSGAVFADAGTLFGSDAAGSFYDSHSIRSSIGAGIIWASPFGRLRLDYGHALTKENYDETQIIRFGAATSF; via the coding sequence ATGAAAAAAGTTAAGACCATCGCATGGAAAGCGGCACTGGCCACTGTTATGTGTGCAGGCGCGCAGCTCGGTCCTGTAGATATTTTTGCAATCAGTCCGGCCTTTGCGCAAACGGTCAGTCAGGTCGTGGTGCGCGGCAACGCTCGGGTGTCTGATGACACGATCCGTTCCTATGTTGTTGTCAAGCCGGGGCAGCGGTCCAGCGCTTACGATATTGATGAATCGCTCAAGGCACTCTATCAGACGGGCCTCTTCAAGGATGTCGATATCCGGTTGAGCGGGTCTTCCCTGATTGTCAATGTGCAGGAGAACGCGGTCATCAACCGCATTTCATTCGAAGGCAACAAGCGTATCAAGGATGCTGACCTCAATACGGTGGTTACCTCCAAGAGCCGCGGTATCCTCAGCGAAAACCGCATCCAGACAGACGTGCAGCGCATTCTTGAAGCCTACCGTCGTGCCGGTCGTTTCGGTGCCCGCGTGGAGCCGAAGATCATCGACCTTGGCCGTAACCGTGCCGACCTTGTGTTCGAAATCACTGAAGGTGCCAAAACTGCCGTTGCCAAGATTGCCATTCTCGGCAACAAGGCCTTCGGCGACAATCGTCTGCAGAATGTTCTGAAAACCAAGGAAACCGGCTGGTTGAGCTGGCTGTTCACCAACGATGTGTATGATGCAGACCGTCTGGCCGCCGATGAAGAGCGCCTGCGTCAGTTCTATCTCAATCATGGTTACGCCGACTTCCGCGTTGTTTCATCCGTTGCCGATCTCGACCGCGAACGTAACAAGTTCTTCGTTACGATTACGGTTGACGAAGGCGAACAGTATCGCATTGGCGATGTTGAAGTGGATAGTGCTGTTCCTGAAGTGGATGGCGAAACGCTTCGCAGCCAGGTTCATACCAGTGCTGGCGATGTTTACAGTGTCGACGCCGTTTCCAAGTCGCTTGAAGACATGACTATCGAGATTTCCAAATCCGGTTATGCCTTTGCTCGTGTAACGCCACGTGCTGACCGCGACTATGAAAACAAGGTCATCAATCTGGTCTACCAGGTTGATGAAGGCAACCGTGCTTATGTTGAACGCATCAATATTCGTGGCAACACCCGTACCCGTGACTATGTCATTCGTCGTGAGTTCGATATGGCTGAAGGCGATGCTTTCAACCGTGTTCTGCTGGATCGTGCGAAACGTCGTCTGGATGCGCTCGGGTTCTTTGACAAAATCGATATCTCCACGTCTCAGGGGTCTTCACCTGATCGCGTCGTGCTGAATGTCGATGTGAAAGAAAAGGGGACCGGTTCTGTTACGATTGGTGGTGGTTATTCTACCGCCGATGGCTTCATCGCCGACGTTTCCGTTTCCGAGCGGAACTTCATGGGCCGTGGGCAGTATCTGAAGGTCTCCGCCTCCGGTGGGGCTTCCAAGCAGTCCTACACGCTGTCCTTCACCGAGCCTTACTTCATGGGCCGTCGCCTTGCTGCTGGGTTTGATCTGTTCCACTCGGTTTATGAAGACAACGATTATCGTGATTATGACTACAAACGTGATGGTGGTACCATCCGTTTTGGTCTGCCGATCACGGAAGAGATCTCCTTCAATCCGTACTATACCATCGAGCAGAAAGAGATTTCGAACTATACGAAATATAGCTTGCCAACTGCTGCTCCCGGGATCAAGCAGGCGCAGGACGAAGGGTCAACGATCAAATCCGCCGTCGGTTATGCGCTCGTTTACAACTCGCTTGACAGCATGAGCAACCCGACCAGCGGTATCTATGGCAAGTTCAGCCAAGAATTTGCCGGTCTTGGTGGTGACGTTCGTTTCATCAAGTCCACGGTTGATGCCTATTACTATCATGAGCTATATCCGGCCTGGAGCCTGGTTGGCATGCTGCGTGTCGGGGCTGGTCATATTCAGGGTATCGGCGGTGACGATGTTCGTCTGCTGGATGCCTTCAGTCAGGGTGGTGAAACCATTCGCGGCTTCGGATCTTACGGTTTTGGCCCGCGTGACATCACCTCTGGTGAGGCTTTGGGCGGTAAGACCTACTTCAACGCAACTGCCGAGTTGCAGTTCCCGTTGCCATATCTTGAAGGCGTGGGCTTGAGCGGCGCTGTCTTTGCGGATGCCGGTACTCTGTTTGGATCCGACGCTGCCGGTTCCTTCTATGATTCCCATAGCATCCGGTCTTCCATTGGTGCCGGTATCATCTGGGCCAGCCCGTTTGGCAGACTGCGCCTTGACTATGGTCACGCTTTGACCAAGGAAAATTATGACGAGACGCAGATCATTCGCTTCGGCGCTGCGACCTCATTCTAA
- the lpxD gene encoding UDP-3-O-(3-hydroxymyristoyl)glucosamine N-acyltransferase has product MTDAAFFSKVESLTLAAVAELIGAELPEGAQGDLLVTDVAPIDTAAEGHITFLDNPKYVGQLEKTHASVVICAKRYVERVPDGVVVLESKNPYRAFSDVSAAFYPEAAVPMAYFETNGGISQAAHIHPSARIEAGVCVEPGASIGANAEIGAGTTIGAGAVIGQGVRVGRKCHIGANSVLQHTLVGDSVIIHPGVCSGQDGFGFSMSATGHQKVPQIGRVIIQDRVEIGANSTIDRGANRDTIIGEGTKIDNQVQIGHNVEIGRHCVLVSQVGLSGSSKLEDFVAIGGQTGVAGHITIGMGAQIAAVSVVKDDVPAGGRYGGVPAKPVKQWFREMTALSRLAEKNN; this is encoded by the coding sequence ATGACCGACGCTGCTTTTTTCTCCAAAGTTGAATCTCTTACGCTGGCGGCTGTTGCCGAGTTGATCGGTGCCGAGCTGCCGGAAGGTGCTCAGGGTGATCTGTTGGTCACCGATGTTGCTCCTATCGATACCGCAGCTGAGGGACACATCACGTTCCTCGACAATCCCAAATATGTGGGGCAGTTGGAGAAGACGCATGCGAGCGTCGTGATCTGTGCCAAGCGTTATGTGGAGCGGGTTCCCGACGGGGTTGTTGTTCTGGAATCCAAGAATCCCTATCGGGCATTCTCCGATGTTTCCGCTGCCTTCTATCCGGAAGCTGCTGTTCCCATGGCCTATTTTGAGACCAACGGCGGCATTTCACAGGCGGCTCACATTCACCCGTCGGCACGGATCGAGGCGGGTGTGTGCGTCGAGCCGGGAGCCAGCATCGGTGCCAATGCTGAAATCGGTGCGGGTACGACCATCGGGGCTGGCGCCGTGATCGGGCAGGGCGTTCGTGTCGGTCGCAAGTGTCATATTGGAGCCAACAGCGTGCTGCAGCATACGCTGGTTGGCGACAGCGTGATCATTCATCCCGGTGTGTGCAGCGGGCAGGATGGCTTCGGTTTCTCGATGAGCGCTACCGGCCACCAGAAAGTGCCGCAAATCGGCCGGGTGATCATTCAGGATCGAGTCGAAATTGGTGCCAATAGCACGATCGATCGCGGCGCAAACCGCGACACCATCATCGGTGAAGGCACAAAAATTGATAACCAGGTTCAGATCGGCCACAATGTCGAAATTGGTCGTCACTGCGTTCTGGTTTCCCAGGTTGGTCTGTCAGGTTCGTCGAAACTGGAAGATTTCGTCGCGATTGGTGGACAAACCGGTGTTGCTGGTCATATTACCATTGGAATGGGCGCGCAAATTGCTGCAGTCAGCGTTGTCAAGGATGACGTTCCTGCCGGTGGCCGTTATGGTGGCGTTCCTGCAAAGCCAGTGAAACAGTGGTTCCGTGAAATGACGGCCTTGAGCCGGCTCGCGGAGAAAAACAACTAA
- the fabZ gene encoding 3-hydroxyacyl-ACP dehydratase FabZ: MSDKQTLDSADIMRVLELLPHRYPFLMIDRIIEMDGDDSCIGIKNVTINEPHFQGHFPIQPVMPGVLLIEAMAQTAGALCVNSREDMGTPSLVYFMTIEKAKFRKPVVPGDVVHIHVQKVKNRANIWKFACEAKVDGVKVAEAEVSAMLIGNEQK, translated from the coding sequence ATGAGCGACAAACAAACCCTTGATAGTGCGGATATCATGCGCGTTCTTGAGCTGTTGCCGCATCGCTATCCGTTTTTGATGATCGATCGGATCATTGAGATGGACGGTGACGACAGCTGCATCGGCATCAAGAATGTCACGATCAACGAGCCGCATTTTCAGGGGCACTTCCCGATTCAGCCCGTCATGCCCGGGGTTCTGCTCATCGAAGCCATGGCGCAGACTGCTGGCGCTCTGTGCGTCAACAGCCGCGAAGACATGGGGACGCCCAGCCTTGTCTATTTCATGACCATTGAAAAGGCCAAGTTCCGCAAACCGGTCGTGCCGGGTGATGTGGTTCACATTCACGTTCAGAAGGTCAAGAACCGCGCCAATATCTGGAAGTTCGCCTGCGAGGCGAAGGTCGACGGTGTGAAAGTTGCCGAAGCCGAAGTGAGCGCAATGCTGATCGGGAATGAGCAGAAGTAA
- the lpxA gene encoding acyl-ACP--UDP-N-acetylglucosamine O-acyltransferase encodes MANIHPTAIVADGAQLADDIEVGPYSIIGANVTIGEGGKVHSHVVIEGNTTIGKNVEIFPFASVGTIPQDLKFGGEDVGCVIGDDVNIREYVTINPGTKGGGGLTKVGNHCHLMVGAHIAHDCMIGDNVILVNHATIAGHCEIGDYAIVAGLSAVIQFARVGEHAFVGGMSGVENDVIPFGSVIGNRAHLGGLNLVGLKRRGFSRETIHNLRHAYQMLFTEEGTLVERVDQVAEAYADDENVMKIVNFIRKDTKKSLCTPRSNKE; translated from the coding sequence ATGGCCAATATTCATCCTACAGCAATTGTCGCTGATGGGGCTCAGCTTGCCGATGACATCGAAGTTGGTCCTTACAGTATCATCGGAGCGAATGTGACCATTGGCGAAGGTGGCAAGGTGCATTCCCACGTGGTGATCGAAGGCAACACGACAATTGGCAAGAATGTCGAGATTTTTCCTTTTGCCTCTGTCGGCACGATTCCTCAGGACCTGAAGTTCGGGGGTGAGGATGTCGGCTGCGTGATTGGCGACGACGTCAATATCCGTGAATATGTGACCATTAATCCGGGCACCAAGGGTGGCGGCGGGTTGACGAAAGTCGGCAACCATTGCCATCTCATGGTCGGCGCGCACATCGCTCATGACTGCATGATCGGTGACAACGTTATTCTGGTGAACCATGCAACCATTGCAGGGCATTGTGAAATTGGCGATTATGCCATCGTTGCCGGTCTTTCAGCGGTGATCCAGTTTGCCCGTGTGGGCGAGCATGCTTTTGTTGGTGGCATGTCCGGGGTTGAGAATGACGTGATCCCGTTTGGCTCCGTCATCGGCAACCGCGCCCATCTTGGTGGTCTCAACCTCGTTGGCCTCAAGCGCCGCGGGTTCAGTCGCGAGACCATCCACAATCTGCGTCATGCCTATCAAATGCTGTTTACAGAAGAAGGCACCTTGGTAGAACGGGTTGATCAGGTGGCCGAGGCATATGCGGACGACGAGAATGTCATGAAGATTGTCAATTTCATCCGCAAGGACACCAAGAAGTCTCTCTGCACACCACGCAGCAACAAGGAATGA
- the lpxI gene encoding UDP-2,3-diacylglucosamine diphosphatase LpxI (LpxI, functionally equivalent to LpxH, replaces it in LPS biosynthesis in a minority of bacteria.) yields MAVSGDGPVGIIAGGQDLPFEVVDALKESGRDYFLFGIVGEADARIEAHPHLWLKWGEIGLLFKTIEQMAIAELLCIGSIRARPDFRSIRLDFGAVKALPAILKIMAAGGDEGVLQGVARFMEKRGVRLVSVPEVASRLVVGPDLSVGAALAEVNEDDIALAARAAGLIGALDAGQGVVVAAGRIVALEGPEGTDQMLDRVFRIREEKRARWTYGKQGLLLKRARPGQDLRFDMPTIGPRTIENARRAGLAGIICAEGEVLCANRLQSLAMAKEAGLFLQARKLDDVAL; encoded by the coding sequence ATGGCTGTTTCCGGTGATGGGCCGGTGGGCATCATCGCCGGCGGACAGGACCTTCCCTTCGAGGTTGTCGACGCCCTGAAAGAATCGGGGCGCGACTATTTCCTGTTTGGAATTGTTGGCGAGGCGGATGCCCGTATCGAGGCGCATCCGCATCTCTGGCTGAAGTGGGGCGAGATCGGCCTTCTTTTCAAGACAATCGAGCAAATGGCCATTGCCGAGCTTCTCTGCATCGGGTCCATTCGTGCACGTCCGGATTTTCGCAGTATCAGGCTTGATTTCGGGGCGGTGAAGGCACTGCCTGCCATCCTCAAGATCATGGCTGCCGGGGGGGACGAAGGCGTGTTGCAGGGCGTGGCCCGGTTCATGGAGAAGCGCGGGGTCCGGCTTGTGTCGGTGCCCGAGGTTGCTTCCCGGCTGGTCGTGGGGCCGGACCTGTCGGTCGGGGCGGCGCTGGCTGAGGTTAATGAGGATGATATTGCGCTCGCTGCGCGGGCTGCAGGCCTCATTGGGGCGCTGGACGCCGGGCAGGGGGTGGTTGTTGCTGCCGGGCGCATTGTGGCTCTGGAAGGGCCGGAGGGAACCGACCAGATGCTCGACAGGGTCTTCCGGATCCGCGAGGAAAAGCGCGCGCGCTGGACCTATGGCAAACAGGGGCTGCTGCTCAAGCGCGCCAGACCGGGGCAGGACCTTCGCTTCGACATGCCAACGATTGGCCCCCGCACCATCGAGAATGCCAGAAGAGCTGGTCTCGCTGGTATCATTTGCGCAGAGGGCGAGGTTCTTTGCGCCAATCGTCTGCAAAGTCTAGCCATGGCGAAAGAAGCTGGCCTGTTTCTACAAGCCAGAAAGCTTGATGACGTCGCGCTGTAA
- the lpxB gene encoding lipid-A-disaccharide synthase, producing MDDKGPLIYIVIGEDSGDQLGARAVKAIKTLLGGRVRFAGLAGERMQEEGLSTLFPLSEIAVMGIINIIRQYPSLHRRGMEVVEDVIAKEPDLLLIIDSPEFTHAVAKRVRKRHPDLPIIDYVSPSVWAWRPGRARKMTRYVDHVLALLPFEVEVHKRLKGPPCTYVGHPLIERLDVLRPQAGERGPLETPVLLVLPGSRRSEVSRLLVEFGEVVRLARERHPNLRVILPAVSHLRGLIDEGLKEWPVQPEIVVGEDAKFAAFRKAHAALAASGTVTLELGLSGVPMVVAYKVDWIVRQFKWLLTAHSIVLTNLVLGRNAIPEFLDDEANARRLADNLLPLLEAGPARTAQVSALEELDEKMTLPDETPSERVACIVRGFLPG from the coding sequence ATGGATGACAAGGGTCCGCTGATCTATATCGTTATTGGCGAGGATTCCGGCGATCAGCTCGGAGCGCGTGCGGTCAAGGCTATCAAGACACTGCTGGGTGGCCGGGTCCGGTTTGCCGGGCTGGCCGGGGAGCGTATGCAGGAAGAGGGGCTGTCGACGCTTTTCCCGCTTTCTGAGATCGCGGTGATGGGGATCATCAATATCATCCGTCAATATCCCTCCCTGCATCGGCGCGGAATGGAGGTGGTGGAGGATGTGATCGCCAAAGAACCGGATCTCCTTCTGATCATTGACAGTCCGGAATTTACCCATGCCGTGGCCAAGCGCGTTCGCAAGCGGCATCCGGATTTACCGATCATCGATTATGTATCGCCCAGTGTATGGGCCTGGCGCCCCGGTCGTGCCCGCAAGATGACACGCTATGTCGATCATGTGCTGGCGCTGCTGCCTTTTGAGGTTGAGGTGCACAAGCGCCTTAAGGGACCTCCCTGCACCTATGTCGGCCATCCGCTTATCGAGCGTCTCGACGTGCTGCGACCTCAAGCCGGTGAGCGGGGGCCGCTGGAGACGCCTGTTCTTCTGGTGCTGCCGGGGTCTCGCCGGAGCGAGGTGTCGCGACTGTTGGTCGAATTCGGTGAGGTCGTGCGGCTGGCAAGGGAGAGGCATCCAAATCTGCGTGTCATTCTGCCTGCGGTCAGCCATCTCAGAGGGCTGATCGATGAGGGGCTGAAGGAGTGGCCCGTTCAGCCAGAAATCGTGGTCGGGGAAGACGCCAAGTTTGCTGCGTTCCGCAAGGCTCATGCCGCGCTGGCGGCTTCGGGGACTGTCACGCTGGAACTCGGGCTTTCGGGTGTTCCGATGGTTGTTGCCTACAAGGTCGACTGGATCGTCCGCCAGTTCAAATGGCTGCTGACGGCCCATTCGATTGTGCTGACCAATCTTGTGCTGGGGCGAAATGCGATCCCTGAATTTCTCGATGACGAGGCGAACGCCAGAAGGCTGGCAGACAATCTGCTACCGTTGCTGGAGGCCGGCCCGGCCCGTACAGCGCAGGTCTCCGCTCTTGAAGAGCTTGATGAAAAGATGACGCTGCCTGATGAAACTCCCAGCGAGCGGGTTGCCTGCATCGTGCGGGGCTTCCTGCCTGGCTGA
- the gltA gene encoding citrate synthase produces the protein MSDKKATLTVGDQSWEFPIKSGSIGPDVIDIGSLYKETGMFTYDPGFTSTASCESEITYIDGEKGILLYRGYPIEQLAEHGDFLETCYLLLYGHLPTPEEKKDFDTRVTRHTMVHEQMSKFYTGYRRDSHPMAVMVGIVGALSAFYHDSTDIADPHQRMVASLRMIAKMPTMAAMAYKYSIGQPFVYPRNDLSYAANFLHMCFSVPAEPYEVNPVLARAMDRIFILHADHEQNASTSTVRLAGSSGANPFGCIAAGIACLWGPAHGGANEAALNMLHQIGTVDRVAEYVAKAKDKDDPFRLMGFGHRVYKNYDPRARIMQQTCHEVLNELGHGDDPTLQVAMELEKIALSDEYFIEKKLYPNIDFYSGITLRALGFPAEMFTVLFAVARSVGWIAQWKEMVEDPSQRIGRPRQLFAGAPLRDYVEMDDR, from the coding sequence ATGAGTGATAAAAAAGCAACTTTGACTGTTGGTGACCAGTCCTGGGAGTTCCCCATCAAAAGCGGATCTATCGGGCCAGACGTTATCGACATCGGGTCCCTCTACAAAGAAACTGGAATGTTCACCTACGACCCAGGCTTCACCTCAACGGCATCGTGTGAGTCAGAAATCACTTACATCGATGGCGAAAAGGGTATTCTGCTGTATCGTGGCTACCCGATCGAGCAGTTGGCTGAACATGGCGACTTCCTAGAAACCTGCTACTTGCTGCTTTATGGCCACCTGCCAACTCCCGAAGAGAAGAAAGACTTCGACACCCGCGTGACGCGCCACACCATGGTGCACGAGCAGATGAGCAAGTTCTACACTGGCTATCGTCGTGACTCCCACCCGATGGCTGTGATGGTCGGTATCGTCGGCGCGCTGTCTGCCTTCTATCATGACTCCACGGACATTGCCGATCCGCATCAGCGTATGGTGGCATCCCTTCGCATGATCGCCAAGATGCCAACCATGGCAGCCATGGCCTACAAATACTCCATCGGCCAGCCGTTTGTGTATCCGCGCAATGACCTCAGCTACGCAGCAAACTTCCTGCACATGTGCTTCTCCGTTCCAGCAGAACCATATGAAGTGAACCCTGTGCTGGCACGCGCCATGGACCGCATCTTCATTCTGCATGCCGACCACGAGCAGAACGCCTCGACCTCGACGGTTCGTCTTGCCGGTTCTTCAGGTGCCAACCCGTTCGGCTGTATCGCTGCCGGTATTGCCTGCCTCTGGGGCCCGGCCCACGGTGGGGCCAACGAAGCTGCCCTCAACATGCTCCATCAGATCGGGACTGTTGACCGCGTGGCCGAGTATGTTGCCAAGGCAAAAGACAAGGATGATCCGTTCCGCCTGATGGGCTTCGGCCATCGCGTCTACAAGAACTATGACCCGCGTGCGCGCATCATGCAGCAGACCTGCCATGAAGTGCTCAATGAACTGGGCCATGGCGATGATCCGACCCTGCAGGTCGCAATGGAACTGGAAAAGATCGCCCTTAGCGATGAGTATTTCATCGAGAAGAAGCTCTATCCGAATATCGACTTCTATTCCGGCATCACCCTGCGTGCACTGGGCTTCCCGGCGGAAATGTTCACCGTGCTGTTCGCTGTGGCTCGCTCCGTGGGCTGGATTGCCCAGTGGAAAGAGATGGTTGAAGATCCGTCCCAGCGCATCGGTCGCCCGCGTCAGCTCTTCGCTGGCGCCCCATTGCGCGACTATGTCGAGATGGATGACCGCTAA